One genomic region from Gemmobacter aquarius encodes:
- a CDS encoding DUF411 domain-containing protein: protein MFGGIVGDNFRHEVHLMNMTRRTILTAGPVFLAIAATPMLAETDARIHVVKDPGCPCCNAWIGHLRENGFNVSFEERSIEELAAYKRERGIPEELSSCHTATIDDYTIDGHVPAADIRRLLDERPEVVGLTVPGMPFGSPGMGPETEREAYEVLLVGLDGSSQVFTSYPSA, encoded by the coding sequence TTGTTCGGCGGTATCGTCGGCGACAACTTTCGACATGAGGTACATTTGATGAACATGACGCGTCGCACCATTCTGACTGCAGGTCCAGTTTTCCTGGCCATCGCCGCCACACCGATGCTGGCGGAAACGGATGCGCGCATCCATGTGGTCAAGGACCCCGGCTGTCCATGCTGCAATGCCTGGATCGGACACCTTCGCGAGAATGGTTTCAATGTAAGCTTTGAGGAGCGCAGCATCGAAGAACTCGCGGCGTATAAGCGCGAGCGCGGCATTCCGGAAGAACTGTCCTCCTGCCACACGGCGACGATCGATGACTATACCATCGACGGGCACGTCCCCGCCGCAGACATCCGCCGCCTTCTGGACGAACGTCCAGAAGTGGTCGGACTTACCGTTCCGGGTATGCCGTTCGGTTCACCCGGAATGGGACCGGAGACGGAGCGCGAGGCATACGAGGTTCTTCTCGTCGGACTCGATGGCAGCAGCCAGGTCTTCACCAGCTATCCGAGCGCCTGA